CCGGCAATTCATGCTTAGACGCTAGCAATCTCTCCGAGGACCAGTAGGCCTCGATATCATGGTGTTTTTCCCTTAGCCCCACGTTTGAGAGGAATTTCTGCTTTCCCTTATTCTTAATACGGTCAGTACCAAATAAAAGATAAAGGAAGGAGCCCAGAACGGGCAGAAAAACAATAGCCATTATCCAGGCAAGCGCAGCGGTCGGCCTTTTTTTCCGGGTAATTACAACCGGCACCAGTAAAAAGGAAATAAAGTACAAAATCTTAAAGATCAGATAGAACATGACCTATAGGCTGCCTCTTTAAACTTTTAGGGTCAACTTTTGCCAATAAAGGCAAGTGATCCGAGGCTACCCGGGAGAGCGATGTATTAACCACATGAGTTTCGACAGAATATAGCCGGTTACATACGTATATATGGTCTAATTTAAGCCTGAGCAGCCCCCAATAAAAGGTGGCGTCGTCTCTGCCGCCGGATAATTTGAAGGTGTCGTTGAAATAATACTTAAGCCTGGGATGAACCACCGAGATTGGCCGGTCATTAAAATCCCCCAGTATCACCACCGGCCCATTAAGTGTCCGGTCGAGCAGAATTGAGCCACTTAGAAGTTTCCGGCTCTGATGAATCCTCTCCCGTATGCCCAGTCCTAGATGCAAATTGAATATATGGAGCACGGA
The genomic region above belongs to Thermodesulfobacteriota bacterium and contains:
- a CDS encoding endonuclease/exonuclease/phosphatase family protein; translation: MTYNIHYGVGRDKRYSLDRIIEVIRSQDPDVVALQEVDNQMHRTNYDHQSRIIAGALDMYWDYCVVSFRGTAEFGIATLSKFPLGQSRHHDLSFNPRLKLRFRPRGILRTDVVLGPSVLHIFNLHLGLGIRERIHQSRKLLSGSILLDRTLNGPVVILGDFNDRPISVVHPRLKYYFNDTFKLSGGRDDATFYWGLLRLKLDHIYVCNRLYSVETHVVNTSLSRVASDHLPLLAKVDPKSLKRQPIGHVLSDL